A window of Solanum stenotomum isolate F172 chromosome 3, ASM1918654v1, whole genome shotgun sequence contains these coding sequences:
- the LOC125858016 gene encoding DENN domain and WD repeat-containing protein SCD1 isoform X1, producing MARIFEYFVVCGIGTEIRTLDGNRGYHGAGVMYMPALLDQYPPSNHTLYPPPPPQLPTCVLPAGVEFYGSGFDSNDPSTLPRSYPIVLTEGDGSKIYVSCIAFRDPVCEDIAEAYRIPVNSYADKCICIVSRSPSFQILRDALEEIFVLCFSSSGSSKPLWDVIAYSVSNVPLPTPGKDRVLFAIENSLLSVEVPPKEGLPHADISFQPLLQCLDVDNVIQLFTAVLLERRILLRSNMYSLLTLVSEAICHLIYPFRWQHVYIPLLFFSGVDYIDAPTPYMMGLHSGVDTYGLTMDGVVIVDLEHNRITTTEDIPPIPEPEYSTLRGDIMKLLYPNVVGIDQMKSTRANVSDQFQRGGNRPWGEEHDIQIRFTFLKFFASILGGYRNFIENTATQVFNSQAFLKKRSRSTNQPPDSMISQFLDSQGFLDYLERGLGSEENNNNLLDKLQDAIGRGQNPLSVLPSLMAEPEIITISDPGVGISGSGAKYCYDRFPANVRTEEQEEKRKQILATASGALEYSGRHTTSSLSVLAGNDSKAESLSPRERAAERERMVLDIKVKLQGLWVRLVNLGQTDDPLSSFEYGTILALIESDAEGIGGSGFVECIREHIHSGLNCQLSEEQFIAVKELLKTTINLAMSRNDMATVRDALEVSAEMYKKDINNVSDYVQRHLRSLSIWEELRFWEGYFDCLLDRYSSKSTNYATLVTTQLIVLATHMAGLGLHDTDAWYMIETIAGKNNIGYKHIIKLRGYLSHVRHMFVGYWGIHSVKLQSASTLGLPSPRAQDASDDAQQPAEASGIGRSWVQSMFSRDTSIRAKSFGRVGNWSSDSGTLASSENGTPRKQDLSAAGQKKMQTSIRTLRGHNGAVTALHCVTKREVWDLVGDREDAGFFISGSTDCTVKIWDPSLRGAELRATLNGHTRTVRAISSDRGKVVSGSDDHSILVWDKQTTQLLEELKGHNAQVSYVRMLSGERVLTAAHDGTVKMWDVRTDTCVATVGRCSGAVLCMEYDDSTGVLAAAGRDAVANIWDVRAGRQMHKLMGHTKWIRSIRMVGDTVITGSDDWTARIWSVSRGQCDAVLACHAGPILCVEYSSADKGIITGSSDGLLRFWENDDGGIRCIKNVTIHTASILSIDAGEHWLGIGAADNSMSLFHRPQERLGGFSSAGSKMAGWQLYRTPQKTAAMVRCVASDLERKRICSGGRNGLLRLWDATINI from the exons ATGGCTAGGATCTTCGAGTACTTCGTAGTAtgtggtattgggacagagATACGGACCTTGGATGGGAACAGAGGGTACCATGGCGCAGGGGTCATGTATATGCCAGCCCTTCTTGATCAGTACCCTCCTTCCAATCATACTCTCTACCCTCCCCCTCCTCCGCAACTTCCTACT TGTGTTCTACCAGCTGGTGTGGAATTCTACGGGTCAGGTTTTGATTCAAATGATCCATCAACTCTCCCCAGGAGTTATCCTATTGTTTTGACTG AGGGTGATGGGTCAAAGATCTATGTCAGCTGCATCGCATTTCGGGATCCTGTTTGTGAGGATATTGCTGAAGCTTACCGCATTCCTGTAAATTCATATGCTGACAAGTGCATCTGTATTGTCTCACGCTCTCCCAGTTTTCAAATCCTTCGAGATGCCCTGGAGGAAATTTTTGTGCTTTGTTTTTCCTCCTCTGGAAGCAG CAAGCCACTGTGGGATGTTATAGCATATTCAGTCTCCAATGTACCTTTGCCAACACCTGGAAAAGATAGGGTGCTATTTGCTATTGAGAACAGCCTTCTCTCTGTTGAAGTTCCACCAAAGGAGGGCCTTCCTCATGCTGAT ATATCATTTCAGCCTTTGCTTCAGTGTTTGGATGTGGACAATGTAATCCAATTATTTACAGCTGTTCTACTCGAGAGAAGGATTTTGCTTCGATCGAACAT GTATTCTCTGTTAACACTTGTATCAGAAGCCATATGCCATTTAATATATCCATTTCGGTGGCAG CATGTCTACATTCCATTGCTGTTTTTCAGTGGAGTAGACTATATTGATGCTCCTACGCCATACATGATGGGCCTTCACTCTGGTGTGGATACTTATGGGCTTACGATGGATGGT GTAGTTATTGTGGACCTTGAGCATAATCGCATCACTACAACAGAGGACATTCCTCCCATACCAGAGCCAGAATATAGTACCCTGCGTGGTGACATTATGAAGTTGTTGTATCCAAATGTTGTTGGAATAGACCAAATGAAGTCTACTCGAGCAAATGTCTCCGATCAGTTCCAACGAGGTGGCAACAGACCATGGGGAGAAGAACACGACATTCAAATTAG ATTTACATTCTTAAAGTTCTTTGCATCGATACTTGGTGGCTACCGTAATTTCATA GAAAATACCGCAACACAGGTCTTCAACTCTCAGGCTTTCCTGAAGAAGCGCTCTCGGTCAACAAACCAGCCACCAGATTCAATG ATAAGTCAGTTTTTAGATTCCCAGGGTTTCTTGGATTATTTGGAGAGAGGTCTTGGTTCTgaagaaaacaataataatcTCCTAGATAAGTTACAAGATGCAATTGGCAGGGGTCAAAATCCTCTGTCAGTTCTTCCTTCACTTATGGCAGAGCCAGAGATCATAACTATATCTGATCCGGGTGTGGGGATTTCAG gatCAGGTGCCAAATACTGTTATGACAGGTTTCCTGCAAATGTCAGAACGGAAGAGCAGGAGGAAAAGAGGAAGCAGATTCTAGCAACAGCAAGTGGAGCACTTGAATATTCTGGGAGGCATACTACTAG TTCACTTTCAGTACTTGCTGGAAATGATTCAAAGGCCGAAAGCCTAAGCCCCAGAGAGCGAGCT GCAGAGAGGGAACGTATGGTTTTGGACATAAAAGTTAAGCTTCAG GGATTGTGGGTACGCCTTGTGAATTTGGGACAAACTGATGATCCTCTTTCCTCCTTTGAATATGGAACCATCCTCG CACTTATTGAGTCAGATGCTGAAGGAATTGGTGGTAGTGGTTTCGTTGAATGTATAAGAGAGCACATTCATTCA GGTTTGAACTGTCAATTGTCAGAGGAGCAGTTTATTGCAGTCAAAGAACTG CTGAAAACAACAATTAATCTTGCTATGTCTAGGAATGACATGGCAACTGTCAGAGATGCCCTGGAAGTCTCTGCAGAAATGTACAAGAAGGATATAAACAATGTCTCAGACTATGTTCAACGACATCTTCGTTCTCTTTCTATCTGGGAGGAGCTACG TTTCTGGGAAGGATACTTTGATTGTCTACTGGACCGTTATTCTAGCAA GTCAACCAATTATGCTACGTTGGTGACAACCCAGCTCATTGTTCTGGCTACTCACATG GCTGGCCTTGGACTTCATGACACTGATGCATGGTACATGATTGAAACAATAGCTGGGAAAAACAACATTGGGTACAAGCATATT ATAAAACTGCGTGGATATTTATCCCATGTCCGGCATATGTTTGTTGGTTACTGGGGAATCCACTCAGTTAAGTTACAGTCTGCATCTACCTTGGGATTACCTTCCCCGCGAGCACAGGATGCATCTGATGATGCTCAACAACCTGCTGAGGCATCTGGTATCGGAAGAAGCTGGGTCCAGAGCATGTTCAGCAGGGATACATCAATAAGAGCCAAGTCTTTTGGTCGTGTCGGCAATTGGTCTTCTGATAGTGGCACTCTAG CTTCAAGCGAGAATGGGACTCCTCGAAAACAAGATCTATCAGCAGCTGGACAGAAGAAAATGCAAACCAGCATCCGTACATTAAGGGGTCATAATGGTGCAGTTACCGCTCTACATTGTGTGACGAAAAGAGAGGTTTGGGATTTAGTTGGTGACCGAGAGGATGCTGGTTTCTTTATTAGTGGAAGCACAGACTGCACG GTTAAGATCTGGGATCCTAGCCTTCGTGGTGCTGAACTTAGGGCTACTCTGAATGGGCACACAAG GACTGTTAGGGCAATTAGTTCTGACCGAGGGAAGGTGGTATCAGGCTCCGATGATCATTCTATTCTTGTATGGGATAAACAAACAACACAACTACTTGAAGAATTGAAGGGCCACAATGCACAG GTCAGCTATGTGCGCATGCTTTCAGGTGAACGTGTCCTTACTGCTGCCCATGATGGGACTGTAAAGATGTGGGATGTAAGAACAGATACTTGTGTTGCTACGGTAGGCCGTTGCTCTGGTGCTGTTCTTTGCATGGAGTATGATGACTCGACAGGAGTCTTAGCTGCTGCAGGCAGAGATGC GGTTGCAAACATTTGGGATGTTCGTGCTGGGAGGCAAATGCACAAGCTTATGGGACATACAAAATGGATAAG ATCAATTAGAATGGTGGGAGACACGGTGATAACAGGTAGTGATGATTGGACGGCACGAATCTGGTCTGTTTCTAGAGGACAATGTGATGCAGTGCTAGCTTGCCATGCTGGTCCAATTCTATGTGTGGAGTATTCCTCAGCGGACAAAGGGATAATAACAG GTTCAAGCGATGGTCTTCTGCGGTTCTGGGAAAATGATGATG GCGGCATAAGGTGTATAAAGAATGTCACTATCCATACTGCTTCAATATTGTCCATCGATGCTGGGGAACACTGGTTAGGAATTGGGGCTGCTGATAATTCAATGTCTCTCTTTCACCGTCCTCAAGAGAGGCTAGGTGGTTTCTCTAGTGCTGGTTCAAAGATGGCCGGATGGCAGCTCTACAGAACTCCTCAGAAAACAGCAGCAatg GTACGATGTGTGGCTTCTGATCTTGAAAGGAAAAGGATTTGTAGTGGTGGACGCAATGGGTTGCTTCGACTGTGGGATGCTACTATAAACATATAG
- the LOC125858016 gene encoding DENN domain and WD repeat-containing protein SCD1 isoform X2 codes for MYSLLTLVSEAICHLIYPFRWQHVYIPLLFFSGVDYIDAPTPYMMGLHSGVDTYGLTMDGVVIVDLEHNRITTTEDIPPIPEPEYSTLRGDIMKLLYPNVVGIDQMKSTRANVSDQFQRGGNRPWGEEHDIQIRFTFLKFFASILGGYRNFIENTATQVFNSQAFLKKRSRSTNQPPDSMISQFLDSQGFLDYLERGLGSEENNNNLLDKLQDAIGRGQNPLSVLPSLMAEPEIITISDPGVGISGSGAKYCYDRFPANVRTEEQEEKRKQILATASGALEYSGRHTTSSLSVLAGNDSKAESLSPRERAAERERMVLDIKVKLQGLWVRLVNLGQTDDPLSSFEYGTILALIESDAEGIGGSGFVECIREHIHSGLNCQLSEEQFIAVKELLKTTINLAMSRNDMATVRDALEVSAEMYKKDINNVSDYVQRHLRSLSIWEELRFWEGYFDCLLDRYSSKSTNYATLVTTQLIVLATHMAGLGLHDTDAWYMIETIAGKNNIGYKHIIKLRGYLSHVRHMFVGYWGIHSVKLQSASTLGLPSPRAQDASDDAQQPAEASGIGRSWVQSMFSRDTSIRAKSFGRVGNWSSDSGTLASSENGTPRKQDLSAAGQKKMQTSIRTLRGHNGAVTALHCVTKREVWDLVGDREDAGFFISGSTDCTVKIWDPSLRGAELRATLNGHTRTVRAISSDRGKVVSGSDDHSILVWDKQTTQLLEELKGHNAQVSYVRMLSGERVLTAAHDGTVKMWDVRTDTCVATVGRCSGAVLCMEYDDSTGVLAAAGRDAVANIWDVRAGRQMHKLMGHTKWIRSIRMVGDTVITGSDDWTARIWSVSRGQCDAVLACHAGPILCVEYSSADKGIITGSSDGLLRFWENDDGGIRCIKNVTIHTASILSIDAGEHWLGIGAADNSMSLFHRPQERLGGFSSAGSKMAGWQLYRTPQKTAAMVRCVASDLERKRICSGGRNGLLRLWDATINI; via the exons AT GTATTCTCTGTTAACACTTGTATCAGAAGCCATATGCCATTTAATATATCCATTTCGGTGGCAG CATGTCTACATTCCATTGCTGTTTTTCAGTGGAGTAGACTATATTGATGCTCCTACGCCATACATGATGGGCCTTCACTCTGGTGTGGATACTTATGGGCTTACGATGGATGGT GTAGTTATTGTGGACCTTGAGCATAATCGCATCACTACAACAGAGGACATTCCTCCCATACCAGAGCCAGAATATAGTACCCTGCGTGGTGACATTATGAAGTTGTTGTATCCAAATGTTGTTGGAATAGACCAAATGAAGTCTACTCGAGCAAATGTCTCCGATCAGTTCCAACGAGGTGGCAACAGACCATGGGGAGAAGAACACGACATTCAAATTAG ATTTACATTCTTAAAGTTCTTTGCATCGATACTTGGTGGCTACCGTAATTTCATA GAAAATACCGCAACACAGGTCTTCAACTCTCAGGCTTTCCTGAAGAAGCGCTCTCGGTCAACAAACCAGCCACCAGATTCAATG ATAAGTCAGTTTTTAGATTCCCAGGGTTTCTTGGATTATTTGGAGAGAGGTCTTGGTTCTgaagaaaacaataataatcTCCTAGATAAGTTACAAGATGCAATTGGCAGGGGTCAAAATCCTCTGTCAGTTCTTCCTTCACTTATGGCAGAGCCAGAGATCATAACTATATCTGATCCGGGTGTGGGGATTTCAG gatCAGGTGCCAAATACTGTTATGACAGGTTTCCTGCAAATGTCAGAACGGAAGAGCAGGAGGAAAAGAGGAAGCAGATTCTAGCAACAGCAAGTGGAGCACTTGAATATTCTGGGAGGCATACTACTAG TTCACTTTCAGTACTTGCTGGAAATGATTCAAAGGCCGAAAGCCTAAGCCCCAGAGAGCGAGCT GCAGAGAGGGAACGTATGGTTTTGGACATAAAAGTTAAGCTTCAG GGATTGTGGGTACGCCTTGTGAATTTGGGACAAACTGATGATCCTCTTTCCTCCTTTGAATATGGAACCATCCTCG CACTTATTGAGTCAGATGCTGAAGGAATTGGTGGTAGTGGTTTCGTTGAATGTATAAGAGAGCACATTCATTCA GGTTTGAACTGTCAATTGTCAGAGGAGCAGTTTATTGCAGTCAAAGAACTG CTGAAAACAACAATTAATCTTGCTATGTCTAGGAATGACATGGCAACTGTCAGAGATGCCCTGGAAGTCTCTGCAGAAATGTACAAGAAGGATATAAACAATGTCTCAGACTATGTTCAACGACATCTTCGTTCTCTTTCTATCTGGGAGGAGCTACG TTTCTGGGAAGGATACTTTGATTGTCTACTGGACCGTTATTCTAGCAA GTCAACCAATTATGCTACGTTGGTGACAACCCAGCTCATTGTTCTGGCTACTCACATG GCTGGCCTTGGACTTCATGACACTGATGCATGGTACATGATTGAAACAATAGCTGGGAAAAACAACATTGGGTACAAGCATATT ATAAAACTGCGTGGATATTTATCCCATGTCCGGCATATGTTTGTTGGTTACTGGGGAATCCACTCAGTTAAGTTACAGTCTGCATCTACCTTGGGATTACCTTCCCCGCGAGCACAGGATGCATCTGATGATGCTCAACAACCTGCTGAGGCATCTGGTATCGGAAGAAGCTGGGTCCAGAGCATGTTCAGCAGGGATACATCAATAAGAGCCAAGTCTTTTGGTCGTGTCGGCAATTGGTCTTCTGATAGTGGCACTCTAG CTTCAAGCGAGAATGGGACTCCTCGAAAACAAGATCTATCAGCAGCTGGACAGAAGAAAATGCAAACCAGCATCCGTACATTAAGGGGTCATAATGGTGCAGTTACCGCTCTACATTGTGTGACGAAAAGAGAGGTTTGGGATTTAGTTGGTGACCGAGAGGATGCTGGTTTCTTTATTAGTGGAAGCACAGACTGCACG GTTAAGATCTGGGATCCTAGCCTTCGTGGTGCTGAACTTAGGGCTACTCTGAATGGGCACACAAG GACTGTTAGGGCAATTAGTTCTGACCGAGGGAAGGTGGTATCAGGCTCCGATGATCATTCTATTCTTGTATGGGATAAACAAACAACACAACTACTTGAAGAATTGAAGGGCCACAATGCACAG GTCAGCTATGTGCGCATGCTTTCAGGTGAACGTGTCCTTACTGCTGCCCATGATGGGACTGTAAAGATGTGGGATGTAAGAACAGATACTTGTGTTGCTACGGTAGGCCGTTGCTCTGGTGCTGTTCTTTGCATGGAGTATGATGACTCGACAGGAGTCTTAGCTGCTGCAGGCAGAGATGC GGTTGCAAACATTTGGGATGTTCGTGCTGGGAGGCAAATGCACAAGCTTATGGGACATACAAAATGGATAAG ATCAATTAGAATGGTGGGAGACACGGTGATAACAGGTAGTGATGATTGGACGGCACGAATCTGGTCTGTTTCTAGAGGACAATGTGATGCAGTGCTAGCTTGCCATGCTGGTCCAATTCTATGTGTGGAGTATTCCTCAGCGGACAAAGGGATAATAACAG GTTCAAGCGATGGTCTTCTGCGGTTCTGGGAAAATGATGATG GCGGCATAAGGTGTATAAAGAATGTCACTATCCATACTGCTTCAATATTGTCCATCGATGCTGGGGAACACTGGTTAGGAATTGGGGCTGCTGATAATTCAATGTCTCTCTTTCACCGTCCTCAAGAGAGGCTAGGTGGTTTCTCTAGTGCTGGTTCAAAGATGGCCGGATGGCAGCTCTACAGAACTCCTCAGAAAACAGCAGCAatg GTACGATGTGTGGCTTCTGATCTTGAAAGGAAAAGGATTTGTAGTGGTGGACGCAATGGGTTGCTTCGACTGTGGGATGCTACTATAAACATATAG
- the LOC125858028 gene encoding pollen-specific leucine-rich repeat extensin-like protein 1, producing the protein MGRIGAKPIHQFQVQHQNDNDQHQLQPHQEYASQVESFDHYQAPETIDEIHPPSIESFHEDLYPEENQDEPSQELTMASESQENQDSVLQQQYVQAAPQQMSRPVTTQVSQQNGKPQRPRKQPKPKSPLHPSQHNSFPIHDPQPQAEAFPPPQSQPLPHPFRPAQDYYEPDTFPPTQEEKEEEHTFPPTVPQAFPPAQDSYEPQGFPPTPNKAHAFPPPQVDPLLYSPHARPHAFVPQNHNVPVFTNSQPQAGTNFPQYSLAQGSQIGMGMGQYQQGTQPASPMMGIPFKPLLPTESWKTGLFDCMEDPTNALITACFPCLTFGQIAEIVDSGQTPCTTSGFIYGAILMFIGMPCIMSCTYRTKLRSHQYGLIESPAPDWVIHCFCECCALCQEYRELHHRGLDPSIGWQGNQAQKQNMQLQQATMVPPVHQAMG; encoded by the exons ATGGGGCGTATAGGTGCAAAACCCATTCATCAGTTCCAAGTTCAACACCAAAATGATAATGATCAGCACCAGCTACAGCCTCATCAAGAATACGCTTCTCAAGTGGAAAGTTTTGATCATTATCAAGCCCCTGAAACCATTGATGAAATACATCCACCATCCATTGAGTCTTTCCATGAAGATCTTTATCCAGAAGAAAATCAAGATGAACCATCACAAGAACTGACAATGGCAAGTGAATCACAGGAAAATCAAGACTCAGTACTACAGCAACAATATGTACAGGCAGCACCTCAGCAAATGAGCAGGCCTGTGACCACACAGGTTTCTCAGCAAAATGGAAAGCCTCAGAGGCCAAGGAAGCAGCCTAAGCCCAAATCACCACTACACCCTAGCCAACACAACAGCTTTCCCATTCATGACCCTCAACCTCAAGCAGAAGCCTTTCCTCCACCTCAGTCTCAACCCTTGCCACATCCCTTCCGACCTGCTCAAGATTACTATGAGCCAGACACCTTTCCTCCTAcgcaagaagaaaaagaagaagaacacaCATTTCCTCCAACTGTGCCACAGGCCTTCCCTCCTGCTCAGGACAGTTATGAACCACAAGGTTTTCCTCCAACTCCTAATAAAGCACATGCTTTTCCACCACCTCAAGTTGATCCCCTATTATATTCTCCTCATGCTAGACCACACGCATTTGTGCCTCAGAATCATAATGTGCCAGTTTTTACCAACTCTCAGCCTCAAGCAGGTACTAATTTTCCACAGTACAGTTTAGCGCAAGGTTCACAAATAGGAATGGGTATGGGACAATACCAACAAGGGACGCAACCAGCATCTCCCATGATGGGAATCCCCTTCAAGCCACTTCTTCCAACTGAATCTTGGAAGACTGGATTGTTTGATTGCATGGAAGACCCCACAAATG CTCTCATCACAGCATGCTTCCCCTGCCTGACATTTGGACAGATTGCGGAGATTGTAGACTCTGGACAAACTC CTTGTACCACTAGCGGCTTTATCTATGGGGCAATTCTTATGTTCATTGGAATGCCTTGCATAATGTCATGCACCTATCGTACAAAGTTGAGGAGCCA CCAGTACGGGCTAATTGAATCACCGGCACCTGACTGGGTAATCCACTGCTTTTGTGAATGCTGTGCTCTCTGTCAAGAATATCGAGAGCTTCACCACAGAGGACTTGACCCTTCAATTG GATGGCAAGGAAATCAGGCACAGAAACAGAACATGCAGCTACAACAAGCTACCATGGTCCCTCCAGTTCACCAAGCCATGGGCTGA